The sequence below is a genomic window from Vibrio spartinae.
AGTGTGCAATTAATGCTTTATCGGTTTTATGCTTGGTTTGTTTTATTGTTGTCCTTATGGGATCACTTCATCCGCGATGACATGGTAAAAGTTATACAAATGTTAATTATTTGTCCTGTTTGTGGTGATAAAAGTGAATAATGAGCATTAGTCATATTTTGTTCATATTGGTCACAGAATGTAATGCGTTGAATCAATCACAGTTATTCGTTATGTAACTCTTAACAATGTTAGATAAATGTTAATGTACAGCTTCGTTTCTGGAGGTGCATATGACATGGAATGAGATTAGTTTCCGTAAACGGATGTTGATCATCATGACGTTTTCAGGGCTCGTTGAGTTGCTGATTCTGGCATTGGCCGGTTTTTCTTATATTCGCCATCAGCAAGAAGAAGATATGGGGCAGAAGGCATTGCGTGTTGCCACGTTTTTGTCTGAATCCCCAGCGGTGATTGAGATGATTCGTCAGGAAGATACCAGTCAGCAACAGTATTACCGTGATCTGACTTATATGATCGGCGCAGCATTTATTGTCATTGGGAATCATCAGGGGATTCGGCTGGTTCACCCGCTAGAGCAGCGAATTGGTCTGCCGATGGTTGGCGGAGATAACCAGAAGGCATTGCGAGCAGGGCAGTCTTATATCTCGTTTGCCCGTGGTTCTTTAGGCCGTTCAGTCCGGGGAAAGTCCGCGGTGATTGATGCATCTGGCCATATCATTGGTGTCGTGTCGGTCGGCTATCTGATTGAGCGATTACAAGATAGGGTTCAACCCTATTTGCACTATCTGTTGATTATTGTGGTCTTGGTGGTGGTGGTGAATGGACTCATTTCTGGATATATCTCCCGACGTTTTCAAAAAGCAATTCTCGGCTTCGAGCCTGAAGAGATTGGTCGTCTCTACGGAGAACTCGATGTCACGATGAGCACGTTAAAGGAAGGCATTCTGAGTATCGATGAAAAGGGTTATCTTCGCTCTATCAACCGAAGTGCCTGCGACATTCTGGGGATTGATAAAGACACAGCACTGAACCATTTGTTAACGGATTCGTTGCACGACAGTAATCTCTATACTCTATTGGAAACCGGGGAAATCGATAGTGATATTGAATTATATCTCAATCACCAATGGTTGATCGCCAACCGGAGCCCGATTGTTGTCGATGGGCGGGTCGTTGGTGCGGTTGCCAGCTTTCGATTGCGTGATGAAATTAATGATTTAACCGAGCAGCTTTCCCAGACAAAAGCTTATGCGGAACTGTTGCGTTCGCAGACGCATGAACATCGGAATAAACTCAATACAATCAGTGGATTAGTTCAAATGGGAGAGCTGGAATCAGTTCAACAACTTATTGGTCAGGAGACCGAACATTATCAGACCTTGATCGAATTTTTGCGGGGGGCGATCAAAGATCCGTTGATTGCGGGAATGTTGCTGGGTAAAAGTGAACGGGCGCGGGAATTGTCGCTGGAGCTGCGGGTTGAAGAGGGAACGACGCTGGATATATTACCTGATCATCTCCATGCCGAAGATGTTGTGACAATATTGGGGAATTTAATTGATAATGCCTTTGAAGCGGTATTGACATCGGTGCGGCAAAGTAAACATATTGCTTATGAACGGCGTATCATTGATGTATCGATCAGTGACTATGGCAATGAGATTATTCTGGAAGTGGATGACCAAGGATGTGGCCTACCGGAAGGCGTCAGGGTTGATATGCTGACAGAGAGAGGGGTATCCAGTAAAAGCGCTCAGGGGCGAGGCGTCGGATTGTTTCTGGTGCAGCAGTTGACGGACAGATATCACGGACAGTTGGAAATGTTCGATAAAAAAGGAAATGGTACAAGAATGACGGTTTATTTGCCCAAGGAACCATTGATATGAATACCAGAGTCATGATTATTGAAGATGATCTGGTGATTGCTCAGCTTCATCAGCGTTATTTGGAACAAATCGGTGGCTTCGAGGTTGTCGGCATTGCAACCAATAAAGTCGAGGCTGAGATGCAATTGTCACTTCTTACACCGGATTTGGTTCTTTTAGATGTTTATTTACCGGATGGAACTGGATTGGATATTTTGCAGCAGTCGAGAAACAATCAGGATCAGTGTGATGTGATTTTGATTACGGCAGCTAGAGATGTCGGCACATTACAACAGGCTATGCGTTATGGTGTGGTTGATTATTTACTGAAACCTGTCGTGTTTTCCCGACTTGAATCCGCAATGCAAAAATATCAGCAACTGCGGCAACAGTTGACCGAAGCGGGAGGGCTTGATCAGGGGTTAGTCGATAAAATGCTTTCTAATTCAGTCAGGGCAGCAACGACATGTGTCGAAAAACTCCCGAAAGGCATTGATGCCGTAACTTTGGATAAAATCCGCAAGCTCTTTCAAGACAATGTCTCGCTGACCGCGGATGAGGCCGGAGAACAGATCGGAGCAAGCCGAACCACTGCCAGACGCTATCTGGAGTATCTGAATGGTACCGGAGAACTGCTCTCTGATGTCAATTATGGGACTGTAGGCCGTCCTGAACGGTGTTATCAGCGTAAGAGATAAAAGAGAAGAGATAAAAAGATAGTCATATGCAGTGAGCCGTTGACCCACTGCATATATTTACAAGATGAACTACAGATTTTTTAACCAAGGCAGAGCTGCGTTAAGAAATGGTCAATATGCTCTCCCACCTCTGCCGGCGTTGAAGCCCGTCTCATCTGTTCCATCGAAGGGAGCTGATTATTTTGATAATATTCCGCTGAAACAAAGGCATCACTGGCACGATAGCGTAATGTATCCTGATCAGCTGAGCCGTCACCAACAATGATAAACTTACCCGTGGTTTTATTCTGACTTTTCCATTGTTCAATGACCTGGACTTTCCCCTTTGAGGAAAGGAGTGGGGAAGGTCGTATACTGAGCACTCTATTTCCCAGCCAGATAAAACGATTCGCAGTGAGTTGATCATATTGAATGCCCCATGCATCTAATAACGGGGCGATCCATTCCGTATAACCGCCAGAAATCACATGGAGCTTGATACCTTTGTCGGTTAACGAACGGAATGTATCTTTTAATACGGGATCCAAAGCATCCACTCGGCTTGCAACATACTGATCGATTGTTTGCTTGGTGACAAACATCGCAGTTCTGAGCATGAGCAGTTTCTCTTGCCAAGTTGCACGTCCGGCAAATGCCCGCGGTGCGATTTCTGCCAGATACCGCATTGTTTCATCACCACCTTTTTTATGACTCAATGCAATTTTCAAGACTTCTACCGTACTCTCTTCCGGAAGTATCGTATTATCAAAATCAAAGATGACGTTCATAACTGCTTTAACTGCTCTCTGTAACTATATTTATCATCTCTGGTCCAGTGGGTTGCCGGTATCTTCAGATAATCGGCGATATCCTGTTGAACGGAGTCGGCAAATGCTTGCGGTGTCTGCTCCCGAGAGTAGTAATGAAGCTTATCCAAATAGGCCACTTCGAAATGGATATAGGGCATCATGAGAATGGTCATGAAGCGGATATACCCCGGAGACATCATTGGACTGGGAGACAATCCGAAAGGAAGCTTGACTTTTAAAGCGATCGGGACGACGGGTT
It includes:
- a CDS encoding ATP-binding protein, producing the protein MTWNEISFRKRMLIIMTFSGLVELLILALAGFSYIRHQQEEDMGQKALRVATFLSESPAVIEMIRQEDTSQQQYYRDLTYMIGAAFIVIGNHQGIRLVHPLEQRIGLPMVGGDNQKALRAGQSYISFARGSLGRSVRGKSAVIDASGHIIGVVSVGYLIERLQDRVQPYLHYLLIIVVLVVVVNGLISGYISRRFQKAILGFEPEEIGRLYGELDVTMSTLKEGILSIDEKGYLRSINRSACDILGIDKDTALNHLLTDSLHDSNLYTLLETGEIDSDIELYLNHQWLIANRSPIVVDGRVVGAVASFRLRDEINDLTEQLSQTKAYAELLRSQTHEHRNKLNTISGLVQMGELESVQQLIGQETEHYQTLIEFLRGAIKDPLIAGMLLGKSERARELSLELRVEEGTTLDILPDHLHAEDVVTILGNLIDNAFEAVLTSVRQSKHIAYERRIIDVSISDYGNEIILEVDDQGCGLPEGVRVDMLTERGVSSKSAQGRGVGLFLVQQLTDRYHGQLEMFDKKGNGTRMTVYLPKEPLI
- a CDS encoding response regulator, translated to MNTRVMIIEDDLVIAQLHQRYLEQIGGFEVVGIATNKVEAEMQLSLLTPDLVLLDVYLPDGTGLDILQQSRNNQDQCDVILITAARDVGTLQQAMRYGVVDYLLKPVVFSRLESAMQKYQQLRQQLTEAGGLDQGLVDKMLSNSVRAATTCVEKLPKGIDAVTLDKIRKLFQDNVSLTADEAGEQIGASRTTARRYLEYLNGTGELLSDVNYGTVGRPERCYQRKR
- a CDS encoding HAD family hydrolase, with the protein product MNVIFDFDNTILPEESTVEVLKIALSHKKGGDETMRYLAEIAPRAFAGRATWQEKLLMLRTAMFVTKQTIDQYVASRVDALDPVLKDTFRSLTDKGIKLHVISGGYTEWIAPLLDAWGIQYDQLTANRFIWLGNRVLSIRPSPLLSSKGKVQVIEQWKSQNKTTGKFIIVGDGSADQDTLRYRASDAFVSAEYYQNNQLPSMEQMRRASTPAEVGEHIDHFLTQLCLG